GCTAATTTCTCGTTGGGCGGATCGAATTGAGCGTCTATCCCGCTTCTGTTGCCTCTTGGATCTATTCTGTACCATCCCAATTCAGGCAGCAAAACTGCATTCAAACCGTGTAGTGTGAAGGGAGGAGCCTTCCCGTTTTGTGTGAGCCGTTGATAACACAGGCCGGCAGGTATGCGGTTTACCCTTAAGAGCGCAGCTAGCAGATGGCTTTTAGCAAAACACCATCCTGTCTTATGACGCAATACTTCGGACGCGGTGCAGGTTGTCGGGTTCATCTTGAAGTCACCGCTATGCTTGATTTCATCTCGGACCCACTCAAAGCAGCGTTTTGCGATCGTCGTTTGCTCTGATATTCCGTCTCCTAGAGTACGCGCGAGATCTTGAACTTCGGGGTGGTTATAATCCATCACGTCCGTGGGACGCAGGTATTTATCCATGTCAATCCTCCAACTCAGTCTTGCTTGCAGCAGACTGATATGATGCTAGGGCTATCAGCGGTCAGCGGTTCTAGATTCCAATCGCCATACTGCCGTTCGATACTGAAGCCGTTATAGTGCAGCAGCGCTGCAAGTTCTTGTGGAAAGGTGTAGCGCAACGCAGTACGCGTGATCTTGGTATGCTCCTCTTCACCTTCGTGCCAGCGTTTGTAGGTCGTCCAGTGGTGGATCTGAGCCGCATGGTCATATACGTAAGTTCTCGACACGCGCACTTCGTGCCCACTTATATCGATAAAGGAGGACCAATCTTGTTCCTCCACATTCGTTTCAAGGGGCACAAATAGCCCTTCTGGAGTCCGGGAGTAAGGGAAAATCGGATTACGCATTTCAAAAGCGAACAATCCCTTTTCGTGTAAATGTGCATACACACATTGCGACAGTGCTTCTTGATCGGCGTTTGTCAAAAACGCCTGAAAAGCGTTGCCAGTCAAAAAGATGAGTCGAAATTGTTCACCGAGATCAAATGTACGAGCGTCGTCCACAACCCAGCGCGTAGGCAAGCCAACAGATTTATTACGCGCCCGCTCTATCATTCCCGGTACGATATCTAAACCGGTTACAGAAAAGCCCAATCGTGCAATCGGGATACTGACACGACCTGTACCACAGGCGACTTCGAGCACAGGACCGCCGGTCTCTTGTGCTAGAGCG
This genomic window from Candidatus Poribacteria bacterium contains:
- a CDS encoding class I SAM-dependent methyltransferase, with the protein product TSRSGILINHDNLEEFSDPVNYDMEDASDTGIAFYTALAQETGGPVLEVACGTGRVSIPIARLGFSVTGLDIVPGMIERARNKSVGLPTRWVVDDARTFDLGEQFRLIFLTGNAFQAFLTNADQEALSQCVYAHLHEKGLFAFEMRNPIFPYSRTPEGLFVPLETNVEEQDWSSFIDISGHEVRVSRTYVYDHAAQIHHWTTYKRWHEGEEEHTKITRTALRYTFPQELAALLHYNGFSIERQYGDWNLEPLTADSPSIISVCCKQD